In Deltaproteobacteria bacterium, a single window of DNA contains:
- the secF gene encoding protein translocase subunit SecF, producing MEFIKPGTHLNFVGRSRQAYAVSLALILVTVISLLIHRGPNWGVDFTGGLLVQVQFKEKTTPAEIRGGLADVNMQDSIIQGFGASGHNEYLIRTEQGDIDLGGLAQNIQKSLEQRFPPGSIDVRRVDMVGPKVGKDLRDKALFAIFYAILFIVIYISGRFELKWLMSIAVAAVLAATVYLGTMIGAGVTYLIIIALLVTLGVCFVFKLKYALGAIVALIHDVIITIGIFSFLDMEITLSIVAALLTIVGYSLNDTIIVFDRIRENLRKFRRQKLDEIINTSINDCLSRTILTSGTTLTVVFCLYLLGGPVIADFALAIIIGVLIGTYSSMYVASPILLLWPPEVPAAKGKTKTGPRNKGKKRKG from the coding sequence ATGGAATTCATCAAACCGGGAACACATCTTAATTTCGTGGGCAGGAGCCGTCAGGCCTATGCAGTTTCCCTGGCCCTGATCCTAGTGACGGTCATCTCGCTTCTCATCCACCGCGGCCCCAACTGGGGAGTGGATTTCACCGGCGGCCTCCTGGTCCAGGTTCAATTCAAGGAAAAGACCACCCCCGCGGAAATCAGAGGCGGCCTGGCTGACGTCAATATGCAGGATAGTATCATTCAAGGCTTCGGGGCCTCCGGTCATAATGAATACCTGATTCGCACCGAGCAGGGGGATATTGATCTGGGCGGACTGGCTCAGAATATCCAAAAAAGCCTGGAGCAGAGATTTCCGCCGGGGTCCATTGACGTCCGACGGGTGGATATGGTCGGACCCAAGGTCGGGAAAGACCTGAGAGACAAGGCGCTTTTTGCCATCTTCTATGCCATTCTTTTCATTGTCATTTATATCTCCGGCCGCTTTGAACTGAAGTGGCTCATGAGCATTGCCGTGGCGGCCGTCCTGGCGGCGACTGTTTACCTGGGGACCATGATCGGGGCCGGAGTGACCTACCTCATTATTATTGCCTTGCTGGTGACCCTGGGTGTCTGTTTTGTATTCAAGCTCAAGTACGCCCTGGGGGCCATCGTGGCCTTGATCCACGATGTAATTATCACCATCGGAATCTTCTCCTTTCTGGACATGGAGATCACTCTGAGCATCGTGGCGGCCCTGCTGACCATCGTCGGGTACTCGCTCAACGACACCATCATTGTCTTCGACCGCATCCGGGAAAACCTGAGGAAGTTTCGGCGTCAAAAGCTGGATGAAATCATCAACACCAGCATCAATGATTGCTTGTCCCGGACTATACTTACCTCGGGCACGACCCTGACGGTGGTCTTTTGCCTCTATCTGCTTGGCGGGCCGGTTATCGCTGACTTTGCCTTGGCCATCATCATCGGCGTCCTGATCGGGACCTACTCCTCGATGTACGTCGCCAGCCCCATTCTCCTGCTCTGGCCGCCCGAGGTCCCAGCCGCCAAAGGAAAAACAAAAACCGGCCCTCGAAACAAAGGCAAAAAACGGAAAGGTTGA
- the ybgF gene encoding tol-pal system protein YbgF → MHKNLFWKLCVLLVCLFIFLGGCTRRPLRSNSDYIALESKIERVEKTATQEIRELQREINLQQEGLNRLKQVRVQPAPASTPSPAKKMEELYPEGRSRYLNKDYVGAAETFRYLVQNYPDHKLTPNALYWLGECYYTQKQYDQAIARFERVIRDFPRSPKAPAALLKIAYSHSMLKQGNTAMTHLQSLLKKYPKSREAKMVRQGKTIFKP, encoded by the coding sequence ATGCATAAGAACCTATTTTGGAAGCTGTGCGTTCTTCTGGTTTGTCTTTTCATCTTTCTCGGCGGCTGTACCCGCCGCCCTCTTAGAAGCAATTCTGACTACATCGCCCTGGAAAGCAAGATCGAGCGGGTGGAAAAGACCGCCACCCAGGAGATCAGAGAGCTCCAGAGAGAAATCAACTTGCAGCAGGAGGGATTGAACAGGTTGAAACAGGTCAGAGTCCAGCCCGCGCCCGCCTCAACCCCATCGCCCGCGAAAAAAATGGAAGAGCTTTACCCCGAGGGGCGATCCCGATACCTCAACAAGGATTATGTCGGGGCGGCTGAAACCTTTCGCTACCTGGTCCAGAATTATCCCGACCACAAACTCACCCCCAACGCCCTCTACTGGCTCGGAGAATGTTACTACACCCAGAAACAGTACGACCAGGCCATCGCCAGGTTTGAGAGGGTCATAAGGGATTTCCCCCGCTCACCCAAGGCCCCGGCGGCTCTGCTTAAAATCGCTTACTCCCACTCCATGCTCAAACAAGGCAACACGGCCATGACCCACCTCCAAAGTCTCCTCAAGAAGTACCCCAAATCCCGTGAGGCCAAGATGGTCAGACAAGGCAAGACTATCTTCAAGCCCTAG
- a CDS encoding MOSC domain-containing protein: protein MKVVAVSISRAKGVKKENVPFSRLIVNHGLEDDAHAGDWHRQVSLLAQESIDKMKAEGLDLAPGDFAENITTQGLDLTGLKIGTRVRIGPEAVLELTQIGKECHSGCAILKAVGKCVMPTEGVFFKVITPGKVRPGDEIVIL, encoded by the coding sequence ATGAAAGTAGTCGCCGTTTCCATCAGTCGAGCAAAAGGGGTTAAAAAAGAGAATGTCCCTTTCTCCAGACTCATCGTCAACCACGGTCTTGAAGATGACGCTCATGCCGGTGACTGGCATCGTCAGGTCAGCCTTTTAGCCCAGGAAAGTATTGACAAGATGAAAGCCGAAGGCCTGGACCTGGCCCCAGGTGACTTTGCTGAAAACATTACCACCCAAGGCCTTGACCTGACCGGCCTGAAAATTGGGACCCGGGTCCGAATCGGACCTGAGGCCGTACTGGAACTGACCCAGATCGGTAAGGAATGCCACTCCGGGTGCGCGATATTGAAAGCGGTCGGTAAATGTGTCATGCCGACCGAAGGTGTGTTCTTCAAAGTCATTACTCCGGGTAAGGTAAGACCCGGGGATGAGATCGTAATTCTTTAG
- the secD gene encoding protein translocase subunit SecD, producing MYIYPSVAPSLPTWWQKILPSEKVHLGLDLRGGMHLMLEVQTEKAVESSLDRTIEELKYNLRKARIPVKVIERIEGRTVEVELVKPEQLDKFNEILDNDFGYLVTQSTREDEGRVKVTLGIHDREAKRIEDLSVRQALETIRNRIDQFGVTEPDIRPQGKDRVVVQLPGIKDTKRAVELIGQTARLEFKLVDEDHSPTKALAEGPPPGTEIAYHIEVDHETGRTKKIPYLLRKRALMTGEYITNARMRFDNQYNTPYVALNFDAKGSRLFERITEAHIKKRLAIVLDNIVKSAPVIQDKIPGGRAVITGRFTQEEATDLATVLRSGALPAPVKILEERTVGPSLGQDSINRGLLSILIGGILVLGFMAFYYRASGLIADLALLLNMLLIMAVLVAFRATLTLPGIAGIILTIGMSVDANVLIFERIREEKRMGKTPRAAVDGGFSKAMWTIFDANITTFIAALVLYQFGTGPIRGFAVTLSIGIVASLFTALFVSRLVFDYLLVKVKMKTVSI from the coding sequence ATGTACATCTATCCTTCAGTGGCTCCCAGCCTGCCCACCTGGTGGCAGAAAATCCTGCCTTCGGAAAAGGTCCATCTCGGGCTCGATCTCAGGGGAGGAATGCACCTCATGCTCGAGGTTCAGACCGAAAAGGCGGTCGAAAGCTCTCTGGACCGAACCATTGAAGAACTCAAATACAACCTGCGCAAGGCCCGTATCCCGGTCAAGGTCATAGAGAGAATAGAGGGCCGCACCGTGGAGGTGGAGTTGGTCAAGCCCGAACAGCTGGACAAGTTCAATGAAATTCTTGATAACGACTTCGGTTACCTGGTGACGCAGAGTACCAGGGAGGATGAGGGCCGGGTTAAAGTGACCCTGGGAATCCATGATCGAGAGGCCAAAAGGATCGAGGACCTCTCGGTGCGGCAGGCCCTTGAAACCATCCGCAACCGGATTGACCAGTTTGGCGTAACCGAACCGGATATCCGGCCCCAGGGGAAAGATAGAGTCGTAGTTCAGCTCCCGGGGATCAAGGACACCAAACGGGCCGTGGAACTGATCGGCCAGACGGCTCGCCTCGAGTTCAAGCTGGTGGACGAGGATCATAGTCCGACTAAGGCCCTGGCCGAAGGCCCTCCGCCAGGGACCGAGATCGCCTATCATATCGAGGTTGACCACGAAACAGGCAGAACAAAAAAGATACCTTACCTCCTGAGGAAGCGGGCCTTGATGACCGGTGAGTATATCACCAACGCCCGGATGCGGTTTGACAACCAGTACAACACCCCCTATGTTGCTCTGAATTTTGACGCCAAGGGCTCGCGGCTCTTTGAACGTATCACCGAAGCCCATATTAAAAAAAGATTAGCCATCGTTCTGGATAACATCGTCAAATCCGCTCCGGTTATCCAGGATAAGATTCCCGGCGGCCGGGCCGTCATTACCGGGAGGTTCACTCAGGAGGAAGCCACGGACCTGGCTACCGTTCTCAGGTCCGGGGCGCTGCCCGCTCCGGTCAAGATCCTGGAGGAACGGACCGTCGGCCCTTCGCTGGGGCAGGATTCGATCAACCGGGGTCTCCTCTCTATCCTGATCGGCGGCATTCTGGTTCTCGGTTTTATGGCTTTTTACTACCGCGCCTCCGGCCTCATCGCCGACCTGGCCCTGCTCCTGAACATGCTCCTGATCATGGCCGTTCTGGTGGCCTTCAGGGCCACCCTGACCCTGCCAGGCATCGCGGGCATCATCCTGACTATCGGTATGTCCGTGGACGCTAACGTCCTGATCTTTGAACGCATCAGGGAGGAAAAGCGGATGGGTAAAACCCCACGGGCCGCGGTGGACGGCGGCTTCAGCAAGGCGATGTGGACCATCTTCGACGCGAACATCACCACCTTTATCGCCGCCCTGGTTCTGTATCAGTTCGGGACCGGGCCGATCAGGGGCTTTGCCGTTACCCTGTCCATCGGAATTGTAGCCAGTCTCTTCACGGCCCTCTTTGTCTCACGTCTTGTCTTTGATTATCTGCTCGTTAAGGTCAAAATGAAGACGGTCAGTATCTGA
- a CDS encoding AI-2E family transporter — MIEEQSSLERSLSLRKGYLPFMLLLLVFSLLLAFLILRSFAQPIILAIILASLFHPVQVRLVRWYRGRENLSALTVVVLITFLIIFPALLFLLALLAQGVESFNRISLWLSEGNIQKIIDSPRAAAYIAWVQQNLSFIDFDELDLQGSLMGLSKSLGQVLLKRGADLLGNLTGMITSFVIMIFIAFYFIKDGEKLIERIKYLSPLPEEQEEQIFGKIRSVARSVLVGSFLTACCQGLAGGIGLAIVGIPGLFWGTVMAIASFIPLVGTALVWVPAAIYLIVTGQLIKAVFLALWSMFFVGSIDNFLRPYFMKGQAEMSPFVIFLAIVGGIKYFGLMGLLYGPLIISFAAVMLYIYSMEFKGFLDRTSEMSSAEDD; from the coding sequence ATGATCGAGGAACAGAGTTCACTAGAGCGTTCACTTTCCTTAAGGAAAGGTTACCTTCCTTTCATGCTGCTCCTGCTGGTTTTTTCTTTGCTTCTAGCCTTCCTGATCCTTCGTTCTTTTGCGCAGCCAATCATCCTGGCCATCATCCTGGCTTCGCTTTTTCATCCAGTGCAGGTTCGCCTGGTGCGGTGGTATCGCGGTCGAGAAAACCTGTCCGCTTTGACCGTGGTCGTTCTGATCACCTTTCTGATTATTTTTCCGGCGCTGCTTTTCCTTTTAGCCCTGCTGGCGCAAGGGGTGGAGTCATTTAACCGTATATCTCTCTGGCTCAGCGAGGGGAATATTCAAAAGATCATAGACAGCCCCAGAGCGGCGGCCTACATCGCCTGGGTGCAGCAGAACCTGAGTTTTATAGATTTTGACGAGCTGGACCTACAAGGCAGCCTTATGGGACTCAGCAAGAGCCTGGGCCAGGTCCTCCTCAAACGCGGCGCGGATCTGCTCGGGAACCTTACCGGGATGATTACCAGCTTTGTGATCATGATTTTCATCGCTTTTTACTTCATAAAAGATGGGGAGAAGCTCATCGAGCGCATCAAGTATCTTTCTCCGCTGCCCGAGGAGCAGGAGGAGCAAATTTTTGGAAAGATTAGAAGCGTGGCGCGATCGGTGCTGGTGGGGAGTTTCCTGACCGCCTGCTGTCAGGGGCTGGCCGGAGGCATTGGGCTGGCCATCGTCGGCATTCCTGGCCTTTTCTGGGGAACCGTCATGGCGATCGCCTCCTTTATTCCGCTGGTGGGCACGGCCCTGGTCTGGGTGCCCGCGGCAATCTACCTGATTGTAACGGGGCAATTAATAAAGGCTGTATTCCTGGCTCTGTGGTCCATGTTTTTTGTCGGGAGCATTGATAACTTCCTCAGGCCTTACTTTATGAAAGGTCAGGCCGAGATGTCTCCCTTCGTCATCTTCCTGGCCATCGTAGGCGGGATCAAGTATTTTGGCCTAATGGGTCTCCTGTATGGCCCTTTGATTATAAGTTTTGCCGCGGTGATGCTTTATATTTACAGCATGGAATTTAAAGGCTTCCTCGACAGGACCTCCGAGATGAGTTCTGCAGAGGATGACTAG
- a CDS encoding sigma 54-interacting transcriptional regulator — translation MDKINKNNEPEATSPEELTTLYEVAKAVSATLDLRQALYDVLDILDRRMDMHHGMVTLISPDEDLVQVEVAHGMSVHAARRGQYKLGEGITGRVVETGEPMVVPHISEEPLFLDKTHVRRQRPDEDTSFLCVPIKSGTKVIGTISADRIFQGETALGADLRFLTIIASLIARIAVNLGTLNREKERLRRENLRLTQALADKYATTNIIGNSNKMREVFHLIEQVSGSTATVLIRGESGTGKELVASAIHYNSPRAKGPFIKVNCSALPSSLMESELFGHVQGAFTGAVKDKPGRFELANQGTLFLDEIGSVPIEVQAKLLRVLQEREIERVGGIKPRKVDVRIITATNRNLEQAMEQGEFREDLYWRLNVFPIFLPPLRERPTDILLLADHFVEHYAQRHQKDVRRLSTPALDALTSYHWPGNVRELENCIERAVLLSTEAVIHAYHLPPSLQTAEASATEISTSLDKAIAKVEKDLITDALKSSQGNMAKAARILQSTERVIRYKVKKYGLSPRRFR, via the coding sequence ATGGATAAAATTAATAAAAACAATGAACCAGAGGCCACAAGTCCGGAGGAGCTTACCACGCTCTACGAGGTGGCCAAGGCGGTTAGCGCGACTCTTGACTTGCGGCAGGCCCTTTACGATGTTCTGGACATCCTGGACAGGCGGATGGATATGCACCATGGCATGGTGACCCTGATCAGCCCGGATGAAGACCTGGTTCAGGTTGAGGTGGCTCATGGGATGTCCGTTCATGCCGCCCGCCGGGGCCAGTACAAGCTGGGTGAAGGTATCACCGGCCGGGTCGTGGAAACCGGTGAGCCGATGGTTGTCCCTCACATCAGTGAGGAGCCTCTTTTCCTGGACAAGACGCACGTTCGGCGTCAAAGACCTGATGAGGACACTTCTTTTCTGTGTGTGCCTATAAAGTCAGGAACTAAAGTCATTGGTACGATTTCCGCAGACCGGATCTTTCAGGGCGAGACGGCCCTGGGGGCTGATCTGCGGTTTTTAACCATCATTGCTAGTCTCATTGCCCGCATTGCCGTCAACCTGGGAACCCTGAACCGGGAAAAAGAGCGGCTGCGTCGAGAAAATTTACGCCTAACGCAGGCCCTGGCCGATAAGTACGCCACGACCAATATCATAGGCAACTCAAACAAGATGCGGGAGGTTTTCCATCTGATCGAGCAGGTCTCAGGCTCAACAGCCACTGTCCTTATTAGAGGCGAATCAGGCACAGGCAAGGAGCTGGTCGCCTCGGCGATTCACTACAACAGCCCGCGAGCCAAAGGCCCTTTCATCAAAGTGAACTGCTCAGCCCTGCCTTCCTCCCTGATGGAAAGTGAACTTTTTGGACATGTCCAAGGGGCCTTTACTGGCGCGGTCAAGGACAAACCCGGCCGGTTCGAGTTAGCCAATCAGGGAACTCTTTTCCTCGACGAGATCGGTTCTGTTCCGATCGAAGTTCAGGCCAAGCTGCTGCGGGTTCTGCAGGAAAGGGAGATCGAGCGGGTTGGAGGCATCAAGCCCCGCAAGGTGGATGTGCGGATCATTACCGCCACCAACAGGAATCTGGAACAGGCCATGGAACAGGGTGAGTTTCGGGAAGACCTTTACTGGCGGCTCAATGTCTTTCCTATCTTTCTGCCGCCCCTTCGGGAGCGCCCGACTGACATTCTTCTGCTGGCAGACCATTTCGTCGAACATTACGCTCAACGCCACCAGAAGGATGTCCGGCGACTCTCCACGCCTGCGCTCGACGCCCTGACGAGCTACCACTGGCCGGGCAACGTCCGCGAGTTGGAAAACTGTATCGAAAGAGCGGTTCTCCTGTCAACTGAGGCGGTCATTCACGCCTATCACCTGCCGCCTTCCCTGCAGACGGCTGAGGCATCTGCCACCGAAATCTCGACCTCTTTAGATAAAGCAATCGCCAAGGTGGAAAAGGACCTCATCACCGACGCCCTTAAATCCTCTCAGGGGAACATGGCTAAAGCCGCCCGCATCCTCCAGAGCACAGAACGTGTCATTCGTTATAAGGTCAAGAAATACGGCCTAAGCCCCCGACGTTTTAGATAG
- a CDS encoding MFS transporter, which produces MTVKPADNHDKMFRFLLVLTVASTAGLLGWRTLLNNFAVEVLGIEGYQIGILQGLREIPGFLTLLVIYILLLIREVKMASLSIVIFGIGIGITGVMPNFFGILTTTLIMSFGFHFYAALGQSLGLQYYDQDAAPVVFGKLRGYAAAGSIAMAIVIYFLSKRLGFSAMFALIGFCISAAGLWCLMQDPTDKDLVPQHKKMIFRTKYWLFYALTFMSGARRQIFVAFAVFLLVQKFHYTVSQISLLFIVTNVITFFSSPLIGKAVVRFGERKVLSVEYGSLILIFFVYAVTDSKLIIGITYVLDHLFFNFSIAINTFFQKIAHPADIGSSMAVGFTINHIAAVVLPVVGGLLWMVDYKITFFGGMALAFISLILVQLINRQTES; this is translated from the coding sequence ATGACCGTAAAACCAGCCGATAACCATGACAAGATGTTTCGATTCTTACTTGTCCTCACCGTAGCTTCAACCGCGGGCTTGTTAGGCTGGAGGACGCTTCTCAACAATTTCGCCGTTGAGGTGCTCGGGATCGAAGGCTATCAGATCGGCATCCTGCAAGGGCTTCGAGAAATCCCGGGCTTCCTGACTCTACTGGTCATATACATATTGCTCTTAATCAGAGAGGTCAAAATGGCCTCTCTGTCTATCGTCATCTTTGGAATCGGTATAGGAATTACCGGCGTGATGCCGAACTTTTTCGGCATTCTCACCACCACCCTGATCATGTCGTTTGGTTTTCATTTCTACGCCGCTTTAGGCCAGTCTTTGGGATTACAGTATTACGACCAGGATGCCGCGCCCGTCGTCTTTGGCAAACTTAGAGGTTACGCGGCCGCCGGTAGTATCGCCATGGCCATTGTCATTTATTTTCTCTCAAAACGTCTGGGCTTCTCCGCGATGTTTGCCTTAATAGGATTCTGTATTTCAGCGGCCGGACTCTGGTGTCTCATGCAGGACCCCACCGATAAGGACCTCGTGCCTCAGCATAAAAAGATGATTTTCAGGACAAAATACTGGCTGTTTTATGCCTTGACTTTCATGTCCGGGGCCAGGCGGCAGATCTTTGTTGCCTTCGCCGTATTCTTGCTCGTGCAAAAATTTCATTACACCGTGTCGCAGATAAGCCTGCTGTTTATCGTTACGAATGTGATAACCTTTTTTTCGAGTCCATTAATTGGTAAGGCTGTCGTCAGGTTTGGAGAAAGGAAAGTTTTATCCGTTGAATATGGCAGCCTCATTCTGATCTTCTTTGTTTACGCCGTTACGGACAGTAAACTGATAATCGGGATCACGTATGTCCTGGACCATCTCTTTTTTAACTTCTCAATCGCCATTAATACCTTTTTCCAAAAAATAGCTCACCCGGCTGACATTGGATCAAGCATGGCCGTTGGATTCACCATTAACCATATCGCCGCGGTTGTGCTCCCCGTTGTCGGCGGACTCCTGTGGATGGTTGATTACAAGATCACCTTTTTCGGCGGTATGGCCTTGGCCTTTATTTCCCTGATCTTAGTCCAGCTGATCAACCGGCAGACCGAATCATAG
- the tgt gene encoding tRNA guanosine(34) transglycosylase Tgt, translating into MVIVNQRSLTFTILAKDSGTRARAGVINTAHRQIPTPCFMPVGTQGTVKAVGPDDLIKVGARMLLANTYHLLIRPGPDVVRRLGGLHAFMGWEGPILTDSGGFQVFSLTSLRKVSQEGITFRSHLDGSEIFLTPEKAVAVQETLDPDIMMALDECTPYPASRDQTAASAELTLSWAKRCLMAQNPEKSPAMFGIIQGGMYPDLRREAARAVTDLGFPGLALGGLAVGEEAAVRMEMIEAAVEVITPDRPLYLMGLGTPEDLVEGIARGADLFDCVLPTRNARNGQLFTRKGRLVIKQAQYRDDKRPVEEGCGCYTCRRFSRGYLRHLFVSKELLAFRLNTIHNLYYYLSLVAEAREALLQGRFKMFYNDFHSLRESEKLPSKA; encoded by the coding sequence ATGGTCATCGTAAATCAACGTTCTTTGACATTCACGATCCTGGCCAAAGATTCAGGAACCCGGGCTCGGGCCGGAGTAATTAATACGGCTCACCGTCAGATTCCGACCCCGTGTTTCATGCCCGTGGGCACTCAGGGGACGGTCAAGGCCGTGGGACCGGACGACCTGATCAAGGTCGGCGCCAGGATGCTTCTGGCCAACACCTATCATCTACTCATTCGTCCCGGCCCGGATGTCGTCCGCCGCCTGGGAGGCCTCCATGCCTTTATGGGATGGGAGGGGCCGATTTTGACTGACTCCGGTGGTTTCCAGGTCTTCTCTTTGACCAGCCTGCGAAAGGTCAGCCAGGAAGGGATCACTTTCAGGTCTCACCTCGATGGGTCAGAAATTTTCCTGACCCCGGAAAAGGCCGTGGCAGTGCAGGAAACGCTGGACCCGGATATTATGATGGCCCTGGATGAGTGCACACCCTACCCGGCCAGCCGAGATCAGACAGCTGCTTCTGCGGAGTTGACCTTAAGCTGGGCCAAACGCTGTCTTATGGCACAGAACCCTGAGAAATCTCCAGCTATGTTCGGTATCATCCAGGGAGGAATGTACCCGGATTTAAGGCGCGAGGCGGCCCGAGCCGTGACAGACCTGGGCTTCCCCGGCCTGGCTCTCGGCGGGCTGGCCGTGGGGGAGGAGGCGGCCGTCAGGATGGAGATGATAGAGGCGGCCGTTGAAGTTATCACGCCAGACAGGCCGTTATACCTCATGGGCCTGGGGACCCCTGAAGACCTGGTCGAAGGCATCGCTCGAGGGGCTGACCTTTTTGATTGCGTCTTGCCGACCCGGAACGCCCGTAATGGGCAGCTTTTTACCCGGAAAGGCCGGCTGGTGATCAAGCAGGCGCAGTACAGAGACGACAAACGCCCGGTGGAGGAAGGCTGCGGGTGTTACACCTGCCGCCGATTCTCGCGCGGCTACCTGCGGCACCTGTTCGTTTCAAAAGAATTGCTGGCCTTTCGGCTCAATACGATTCATAATTTATATTACTATCTTTCCCTGGTGGCGGAGGCGCGTGAAGCGCTCCTTCAGGGACGATTTAAAATGTTTTACAACGATTTTCATAGCTTACGCGAGAGTGAGAAACTCCCGTCAAAGGCATGA
- the yajC gene encoding preprotein translocase subunit YajC, protein MFVDLVYAMGGLPGSGGEGGGSSMLSALFPLILMFVIFYFLLIRPQQKKARDQRSWLSRLNKGDKVVTSGGLHGQITGITDTVVTLEIAPKIRVKVSRSAVAGPTAPEQPVTSSADEK, encoded by the coding sequence ATGTTCGTAGATCTGGTATACGCCATGGGCGGCTTGCCTGGCAGCGGAGGCGAGGGAGGAGGCTCCAGTATGCTGAGCGCCCTCTTTCCCCTGATTTTGATGTTCGTCATTTTTTACTTTTTACTTATCAGGCCTCAACAAAAAAAGGCTCGCGACCAGCGCAGTTGGCTTTCACGCCTGAACAAGGGAGACAAGGTCGTCACCAGCGGCGGCCTGCACGGTCAGATCACCGGTATAACCGATACGGTCGTTACTCTTGAGATCGCGCCGAAAATCAGGGTCAAGGTCTCCCGGAGCGCCGTTGCTGGCCCGACAGCGCCGGAGCAGCCCGTGACTTCGTCAGCCGATGAAAAATAA
- the queA gene encoding tRNA preQ1(34) S-adenosylmethionine ribosyltransferase-isomerase QueA, whose amino-acid sequence MSLRLDDFNFHLPHELIAQRPAGRRDESRLMVLDRASGDIEHARFADLGRWLTPGSLIVVNDARVVPVRLWGRKESGARIEVVILKPPPPEAEPGEYEIECLARPARRLKPGVRLYFGLKLSAEVVRVLKSGRTIFRFCFKEAPVPTLESIGHMPLPPYINRTNDDGQESELDRTRYQTVYSRTPGAVAAPTAGLHFTEELLEALKNQGFNIVTLTLLVGYGTFAPVREQDITRHRIEAEGIILPAETADKVNQAKATGQAVTTVGTTGVRSLEFAARQNGLLKPFQGMCDLFIYPGFKFKMVNHLVTNFHLPRSSLLMLVAAFAGLKTILEAYRVAVVERYRFYSYGDAMLIL is encoded by the coding sequence ATGAGCCTCAGACTCGATGATTTCAATTTTCACCTCCCGCATGAACTGATTGCCCAGAGGCCGGCCGGCCGGAGAGACGAATCCAGGTTAATGGTCCTGGACCGAGCCTCAGGGGACATTGAGCACGCCCGATTCGCCGACCTGGGCAGATGGCTGACCCCGGGCAGCCTTATTGTGGTCAATGACGCGCGGGTGGTTCCGGTGCGTCTCTGGGGCCGGAAGGAGAGCGGAGCCCGAATCGAGGTCGTGATCCTCAAGCCGCCTCCGCCAGAGGCCGAGCCGGGGGAGTATGAAATTGAATGCCTGGCCAGACCCGCCAGACGATTAAAGCCGGGGGTCCGGCTTTATTTTGGGCTCAAGCTGAGCGCAGAGGTGGTTCGTGTCCTAAAATCCGGCCGGACAATCTTCAGGTTCTGTTTCAAAGAGGCGCCCGTACCAACGCTGGAGTCTATCGGCCATATGCCTCTGCCGCCATACATCAACCGCACAAACGATGACGGGCAGGAGTCTGAACTGGACCGCACACGGTACCAGACGGTCTACTCCAGGACTCCAGGGGCCGTGGCCGCGCCGACGGCGGGCCTGCATTTTACCGAGGAATTACTTGAGGCATTGAAAAACCAGGGATTTAATATCGTCACCTTAACCCTGCTGGTCGGGTATGGCACCTTTGCCCCGGTGCGCGAACAGGATATTACCCGGCACCGGATCGAGGCTGAAGGGATCATCCTGCCAGCAGAAACAGCAGATAAAGTGAACCAGGCCAAGGCTACAGGCCAGGCAGTCACCACGGTCGGAACAACCGGGGTCCGCTCCCTCGAATTCGCGGCCCGTCAGAACGGTCTGCTTAAACCTTTCCAGGGAATGTGCGACCTCTTTATCTATCCAGGCTTTAAGTTTAAAATGGTCAACCACCTGGTGACGAATTTCCACCTGCCTCGCTCCAGCCTATTGATGCTTGTGGCCGCCTTTGCCGGTCTTAAAACGATCCTTGAGGCCTACCGGGTGGCCGTGGTTGAGCGTTACAGATTTTACAGTTACGGTGACGCGATGCTGATTCTTTAA